A window from Mus caroli chromosome 2, CAROLI_EIJ_v1.1, whole genome shotgun sequence encodes these proteins:
- the LOC110289803 gene encoding olfactory receptor 4C15-like, with the protein MHNQSYVNEFILLGLSQNPQIEKISFVIFLLVYLATLVGNMIIVVTIVYSPALHGSPMYFFLAFLSFLDACVSSVVTPKMIVDMIYERKMISFECCITQVFAVHFLSAVEVIVLAVMAYDRYVAICKPLHYSFIMNRRLCGILVGVAWAGGFLHSIIQIAFTLKLPFCGPNVIDHFICDLFPLLKLACTDIHIFIILVFANSGSFCIIIFSFLLVSYGVILFSLRAHSSEGRRKALSTCGSHITVVVFFFVPCILIYARPTSAFSFEKNVFVFIDVLTPLLNPMVYTFRNKEMINAIRKMRKRLIMVHDKY; encoded by the coding sequence ATGCATAACCAGAGCTATGTCAATGAGTTCATACTCCTGGGACTTTCACAAAacccacaaattgagaaaatatcatttgttatatttttattggtcTATCTTGCAACTCTTGTGGGCAACATGATAATTGTGGTGACCATTGTCTACAGTCCTGCGCTACATGGctcccccatgtacttcttcttgGCATTCCTGTCATTCCTGGATGCTTGTGTCTCCTCTGTTGTCACACCTAAGATGATCGTGGACATGATTTATGAGAGAAAGATGATCTCTTTTGAATGTTGTATAACACAGGTCTTTGCTGTGCACTTTCTCAGTGCTGTAGAAGTCATTGTTCTTGCAgtcatggcctatgaccgctatgtggccatttgCAAGCCCTTGCACTACTCTTTCATCATGAATCGGAGGCTCTGTGGCATTCTGGTCGGGGTAGCCTGGGCTGGAGGATTCTTGCATTCTATAATACAAAttgcttttactttaaaattgcCCTTCTGTGGACCCAATGTTATTGATCATTTCATATGTGACTTGTTTCCATTGCTGAAGCTTGCTTGCActgatatacatatttttatcattttggtGTTTGCCAACAGTGGGTCTTTCTGCATCATTATATTCTCCTTTTTGCTAGTTTCCTATGGTGTTATATTGTTCTCTCTGAGAGCCCACAGCTCAGAAGGGCGTCGCAAGGCTCTTTCTACCTGTGGATCCCACATTACTGttgtagtttttttctttgttccctgtatattaatatatgcacGGCCCACATCTgcattttcctttgagaaaaatgtttttgtgtttatAGATGTCTTGACACCACTGCTCAATCCTATGGTTTACACTTTCAGGAATAAGGAAATGATAAATGCCATcaggaaaatgaggaagagaCTTATAATGGTTCATGATAAATATTAA